A single genomic interval of Monodelphis domestica isolate mMonDom1 chromosome X, mMonDom1.pri, whole genome shotgun sequence harbors:
- the RPL39 gene encoding 60S ribosomal protein L39 → MPLKGTGNFSVPVCGHQTDTGYLEGSGAVSKRRSAPWGPAEGAAFRQCAGATPPNSALCGASNSEFPPVFLPFSPVQPSWWKLGCHLIIMSSHKTFRIKRFLAKKQKQNRPIPQWIRMKTGNKIRYNSKRRHWRRTKLGL, encoded by the exons ATGCCACTTAAGGGTACAGGCAATTTCTCAGTCCCTGTATGTGGCCACCAAACAGATACTGGCTATTTGGAAGGTTCTGGTGCAGTCTCAAAG CGCCGCAGTGCCCCCTGGGGACCTGCAGAGGGCGCAGCCTTTCGCCAGTGCGCAGGCGCAACGCCTCCAAACTCCGCCCTCTGCGGAGCCTCTAATAGCGAGTTTCCGCcagtctttctccctttttcgCCCGTCCAGCCATCGTGGTGGAAGCTCGGCTGTCATCTCATCATCATG TCCTCTCATAAAACATTCCGAATCAAGAGGTTCCTGGCCAAGAAACAGAAGCAGAATCGTCCAATTCCACAATGGATTCGAATGAAAACTGGTAATAAGATCAG GTACAACTCAAAGAGGCGACACTGGAGGAGGACCAAGCTGGGATTATAA